The Triticum aestivum cultivar Chinese Spring chromosome 7B, IWGSC CS RefSeq v2.1, whole genome shotgun sequence genome window below encodes:
- the LOC123158802 gene encoding uncharacterized protein, with product MVGQGSITQSDLEYMLVDETTEPIAVPLSLLSEITDDFSLEIGSGGFSIVYKATLENGTIAVKKLSNTHMYEEEFHREVECLMKVKHKNIVRFLGYCADTQGNMKSHEGRLVMGDVQQRLLCFEYLPKGSLDAYIRDSSRELEWRECYQVIKGICEGLNYLHQENVLHLDLKPGNILLDEDMMPKITDFGLSRCLVENQTRLITKGVGGTLGYLAPEFESGEITHKFDLYSLGVIIIEMLTGKKGYQNIQDVLDIWKNTMVDPLQWEQIRVCARIGIECKEADPAKRPSSMKHIIDSLDETECRTHVNPAGGISELLLPHQFMLCFPFEPNKVITSPLHLTNNTDKHIAFRLIDKSMDPSFLSLPLYGIVPPKTPYTLVVTTQETEQQPRKHIIDVVLHSATLILGNELYYINAFQSRPDTYFQEMENEVQKVKLQALYTLARGIATSLSKPVSPTTKIICMVKVGSKYSLDTNEVKQWIVIGDDSGHVGLWDYQTQASITCVKFIARKQWIVAGTVNGNVHVYNYETMQKITSFKTGEFVSLVSLAVHPTQSYLLSVGTYMKLWDWDKGWECAQTFNSKHKFSRVAFNGNDTFATILMGDEDVKIWNLDSKESKYALYGHLYRVNCLDFFTCQDQEFLVTGSDDKTAKDPHRIYSCLPMPKRIIKIGCAGYVYHLACAMERVVIGKGNVVAVMDIDNVSYQEESTDHSKQQLSVDTRQHAGDTTSKEIAGSINKLLDVFPQKLRFPYHSNGPNPCSIHLTNNTDENVAFRLVDRSRKSPWWFAELPLYGIVPHRSTYTLIVTMKEEMKLKTEIDFDLVVQSTLVADKYEVFEDKSESDHFFVETKEFGKMVHEVTLKAVYLQYKEITSENTTLNLNHDPLCSLDSHPTELWILTGHDSGYACVWNNEMKAS from the exons ATGGTTGGACAAGGTAGTATTACACAAAGTGACCTGGAGTATATGCTAGTTGATGAGACCACAGAGCCCATtgcggtgccattgtcacttttgTCAGAAATCACAGATGATTTCTCGCTGGAAATTGGCAGTGGTGGCTTTTCAATTGTTTATAAG GCAACACTTGAGAATGGAACTATCGCTGTAAAGAAACTGTCCAATACACACATGTACGAGGAAGAATTTCACCGAGAGGTCGAATGTCTCATGAAGGTGAAGCACAAGAATATTGTACGATTTCTGGGGTATTGTGCTGACACACAAGGGAATATGAAAAGTCACGAGGGAAGATTGGTCATGGGAGATGTACAACAAAGATTGCTCTGCTTTGAGTATCTACCAAAAGGAAGCCTTGATGCTTATATCAGGG ATTCATCTAGAGAACTTGAATGGAGAGAATGCTACCAAGTAATAAAAGGGATCTGCGAGGGGTTAAATTATCTTCACCAAGAAAATGTTCTGCACTTGGATCTAAAGCCAGGAAATATATTGTTGGATGAAGATATGATGCCGAAAATTACTGATTTTGGACTTTCAAGGTGTCTTGTGGAAAATCAAACACGGCTCATTACTAAAGGTGTAGGAGGAACGCT GGGATACTTGGCACCAGAATTCGAAAGCGGTGAAATCACACACAAGTTTGACTTGTATAGTCTTGGTGTCATAATTATAGAGATGCTGACCGGAAAGAAGGGCTATCAAAACATTCAGGAT GTACTTGATATTTGGAAAAATACTATGGTGGATCCATTGCAGTGGGAACAAATACGAGTATGTGCTAGGATTGGGATAGAGTGCAAAGAAGCCGACCCGGCGAAGAGACCTTCTAGTATGAAGCATATAATTGATAGTCTTGATGAAACTGAGTGTAGAACGCATGTGAACCCAGCAGGTGGGATAAGCGAGCTTCTTCTCCCTCACCAGTTCATGCTTTGCTTCCCCTTTGAACCCAACAAGGTTATCACGTCCCCGCTGCATCTAACAAACAACACAGATAAACACATTGCATTTAGGCTTATCGACAAGAGCATGGATCCCTCCTTCCTCAGCCTACCATTGTATGGCATTGTGCCGCCAAAAACCCCTTACACTCTCGTCGTGACAACACAAGAGACAGAGCAGCAACCACGAAAGCATATCATAGATGTGGTCCTCCACAGTGCTACGTTAATATTGGGGAATGAGTTGTACTATATAAATGCTTTCCAAAGCCGGCCAGACACGTATTTTCAAGAGATGGAGAATGAAGTGCAGAAGGTTAAACTACAAGCACTTTATACTCTGGCACGAGGCATTGCAACATCGTTGTCTAAG CCAGTCTCGCCCACAACCAAG ATAATATGCATGGTAAAAGTCGGCAGCAAGTATTCCTTAGACACAAACGAAGTAAAGCAATG GATAGTAATCGGAGATGACAGTGGACATGTTGGCCTTTGGGACTATCAGACACAGGCAT CAATTACGTGCGTTAAATTTATTGCAAGAAAGCAATGGATTGTTGCTGGGACAGTAAATGGTAACGTGCATGTGTACAACTATGAAACAATGCAAAAGATCACAAGTTTCAAAACTGGTGAATTTGTTTCTCTCGTATCACTGGCTGTTCATCCAACCCAGTCGTATTTGCTGTCAGTGGGTACATACATGAAACTTTGGGACTGGGACAAGGGTTGGGAGTGCGCACAGACATTTAATTCTAAACACAAATTCTCTAGGGTCGCATTTAATGGAAATGATACATTTGCTACTATTTTAATGGGAGATGAAGATGTGAAG ATTTGGAATCTCGATTCTAAAGAATCGAAGTATGCTCTGTATGGGCATTTGTACAGAGTGAACTGCTTAGATTTCTTCACATGTCAAGATCAAGAGTTTTTGGTTACAGGCTCAGATGATAAGACTGCCAAGG ATCCCCATAGGATATATTCATGTCTCCCGATGCCTAAAAGGATCATCAAGATTGGTTGTGCTGGATATGTCTACCATCTTGCTTGTGCGATGGAAAG GGTTGTGAttgggaaaggaaacgtagtagcAGTTATGGATATCGATAATGTGAGTTATCAGGAGGAATCAACGGATCACAGTAAGCAGCAGTTAAGTGTAGATACGAGACAACATGCTGGAGACACAACGTCTAAG GAAATCGCAGGGTCCATCAACAAGCTACTTGATGTCTTCCCGCAGAAACTCCGCTTCCCCTATCATTCCAATGGGCCCAATCCATGCTCAATACACCTAACAAATAACACTGATGAAAATGTGGCATTTAGACTTGTAGACAGGAGTCGTAAGTCTCCATGGTGGTTTGCAGAGCTGCCGTTGTACGGCATTGTGCCTCATAGATCCACTTACACTTTGATTGTGACAATGAAAGAGGAGATGAAGCTAAAGACAGAAATAGACTTTGATCTCGTCGTTCAGAGCACTTTAGTGGCAGACAAGTATGAGGTATTCGAAGACAAATCCGAGTCTGATCATTTTTTTGTGGAAACCAAAGAGTTTGGGAAGATGGTGCACGAGGTGACACTGAAAGCCGTTTATCTGCAATACAAAGAGATCACATCTGAG